One Marinibacterium anthonyi genomic region harbors:
- the grxD gene encoding Monothiol glutaredoxin — MSAETKIKDTITANDVVLYMKGTKSMPQCGFSSRVAGVLNYMGVDFTDVNVLADDEVRQGIKDFSDWPTIPQLYVKGEFVGGCDIITEMTLSGELDTLFEQNGVTYDKDAANKIREANG, encoded by the coding sequence ATGAGCGCTGAAACGAAGATCAAGGACACGATCACGGCCAATGACGTGGTCCTGTACATGAAGGGCACCAAGTCCATGCCCCAGTGCGGCTTTTCCAGCCGCGTGGCCGGGGTTCTGAACTACATGGGCGTCGATTTCACCGACGTGAACGTGCTGGCCGACGACGAGGTCCGCCAGGGCATCAAGGACTTCTCGGACTGGCCGACGATCCCGCAACTTTACGTAAAGGGCGAATTCGTCGGCGGCTGCGACATCATCACCGAAATGACGCTGTCGGGCGAACTGGACACGCTGTTCGAACAAAACGGCGTGACCTACGACAAGGACGCCGCCAACAAGATCCGCGAAGCCAACGGCTGA
- a CDS encoding putative transcriptional regulator, BolA superfamily, with the protein MAMQAHEIETLIRESFPEARITITDLAGDGNHYSAEVIDESFRGMNRVQQQRAVYAALKGRMDGAQGELHALALTTKAPD; encoded by the coding sequence ATGGCCATGCAAGCCCACGAAATCGAGACGCTGATCCGGGAAAGCTTTCCTGAAGCCCGCATCACCATCACCGACCTTGCCGGCGACGGCAATCACTACTCCGCCGAGGTGATCGACGAGAGCTTTCGCGGCATGAACCGCGTGCAGCAGCAGCGCGCGGTCTATGCCGCGCTCAAGGGCAGAATGGATGGCGCGCAGGGCGAATTGCACGCGCTTGCGCTGACCACCAAGGCGCCCGACTGA
- the purL gene encoding Phosphoribosylformylglycinamidine synthase 2, with protein sequence MSDPAITPDLVEAHGLKPEEYADILRILNREPNFTELGIFSAMWNEHCSYKSSKKWLRTLPTSGPQVICGPGENAGIVDIGDGQAVVFKMESHNHPSYIEPYQGAATGVGGILRDVFTMGARPVAAMNSLSFGEPSHPKTKQLVSGVVAGVGGYGNAFGVPTVGGEVRFHPAYNGNCLVNAFAAGLADADKIFYSAASGVGMPVVYLGAKTGRDGVGGATMASAEFDDTIEEKRPTVQVGDPFTEKCLMEACLELMATGAVISIQDMGAAGLTCSAVEMGDKGNLGIRLDLDKVPTREMAMTAYEMMLSESQERMLMVLRPEKEAEAKAVFDKWDLDFAIVGETIPEDRFIVMHGGAVKADLPLKALSGEAPEYDRPWEPTEAPEPMADVPEIDAIDGLKGLIGSPNYAAKQWVYEQYDSMVMADTVRNPGLGAGVIRVHGTDKMLAFTSDVTPRYVVADPVEGGKQAVAEAWRNLCAVGAKPLATTDNMNFGNPEKPRIMGQFVGAIQGIGAACEALDMPIVSGNVSLYNETDGEPILPTPTIGAVGLIGSADDLIAGTPRDGHLAILVGETTGHLGRSALLAEVFNREDGTAPTVDLAAEKRNGDFIRANADLIRACTDLADGGLALAAFEMAEAGGVGVHIDDGTTSMLFGEDQARYLIACNFDMAEELMIRAGQAGVLISTVGRFTGDTVKFGTSEAPLADLVALYRGAFADAVG encoded by the coding sequence ATGTCGGACCCCGCCATCACGCCGGACCTGGTCGAGGCGCACGGGCTCAAGCCCGAGGAATACGCGGATATCCTGCGGATCCTGAACCGCGAACCCAACTTTACCGAGCTTGGCATCTTTTCGGCGATGTGGAACGAACATTGTTCCTACAAGTCTTCCAAGAAATGGCTGCGCACCCTGCCGACCTCTGGCCCGCAGGTGATCTGTGGCCCGGGCGAAAACGCCGGAATCGTCGATATCGGCGATGGTCAGGCCGTGGTGTTCAAGATGGAAAGCCACAATCACCCGTCCTACATCGAACCCTACCAGGGGGCCGCGACCGGTGTCGGGGGTATCCTGCGCGATGTCTTCACCATGGGCGCCCGCCCCGTTGCGGCGATGAATTCGCTAAGCTTCGGCGAACCGTCGCATCCCAAAACCAAGCAATTGGTGTCGGGCGTGGTCGCCGGTGTCGGCGGCTACGGCAACGCCTTCGGCGTGCCCACCGTCGGGGGCGAAGTGCGGTTCCATCCGGCCTATAACGGCAACTGCCTGGTCAACGCCTTCGCGGCGGGCCTCGCGGACGCCGACAAGATCTTCTATTCCGCCGCATCAGGCGTGGGCATGCCCGTGGTCTACCTGGGCGCCAAGACGGGGCGCGACGGTGTCGGCGGGGCTACCATGGCGTCTGCCGAATTCGACGACACGATCGAGGAAAAGCGCCCCACGGTGCAGGTCGGCGACCCGTTCACCGAAAAGTGCCTGATGGAAGCCTGCCTTGAACTGATGGCGACCGGCGCCGTTATCTCGATCCAGGACATGGGCGCGGCGGGCCTGACCTGTTCGGCCGTGGAAATGGGCGACAAGGGCAACCTTGGGATCCGGCTGGACCTTGACAAGGTGCCCACCCGCGAAATGGCAATGACCGCCTACGAAATGATGCTGTCGGAAAGCCAGGAGCGCATGCTCATGGTGCTGCGTCCCGAGAAGGAGGCCGAGGCCAAGGCCGTGTTCGACAAATGGGACCTGGATTTCGCCATCGTCGGCGAAACCATCCCCGAGGATCGGTTCATCGTGATGCACGGCGGCGCGGTGAAAGCCGACCTGCCGCTGAAGGCGCTGTCGGGCGAAGCCCCCGAATACGACCGCCCGTGGGAGCCGACAGAGGCGCCCGAACCCATGGCCGACGTGCCCGAGATCGACGCGATCGACGGGCTGAAGGGTCTGATCGGCAGCCCGAATTATGCTGCGAAGCAATGGGTTTACGAACAATACGACAGCATGGTCATGGCCGACACCGTGCGCAACCCCGGCCTGGGCGCCGGGGTGATCCGGGTGCACGGGACCGACAAGATGCTGGCCTTCACCTCCGACGTGACGCCGCGCTACGTGGTCGCCGACCCGGTCGAGGGCGGCAAGCAGGCGGTGGCCGAAGCCTGGCGCAACCTGTGCGCCGTGGGGGCGAAACCGCTGGCCACCACTGACAACATGAACTTCGGCAACCCCGAGAAGCCGCGGATCATGGGCCAGTTCGTCGGCGCCATCCAGGGCATCGGCGCCGCCTGCGAGGCGCTGGACATGCCGATCGTGTCCGGCAACGTGTCGCTTTACAACGAAACCGACGGCGAACCGATCCTGCCGACGCCCACCATCGGCGCCGTGGGCCTGATCGGGTCCGCGGACGACCTGATCGCCGGCACGCCCCGTGACGGGCACCTGGCGATCCTGGTGGGCGAAACCACCGGCCACCTGGGGCGGTCCGCCCTGCTGGCCGAGGTGTTCAACCGCGAAGACGGGACCGCGCCCACCGTCGACCTGGCGGCGGAAAAGCGCAACGGCGACTTCATCCGCGCCAATGCCGACCTGATCCGCGCCTGCACCGACCTGGCCGACGGCGGGCTGGCGCTGGCCGCCTTCGAGATGGCCGAAGCCGGTGGCGTCGGTGTTCACATCGACGACGGCACGACCTCGATGCTGTTTGGCGAAGACCAGGCGCGCTACCTCATCGCCTGCAACTTCGACATGGCCGAAGAACTGATGATCCGCGCGGGCCAGGCCGGTGTCCTGATCTCGACCGTGGGCCGGTTCACCGGCGACACGGTCAAGTTCGGCACCAGCGAAGCGCCGCTGGCCGATCTGGTTGCCCTGTACCGCGGGGCCTTTGCCGACGCCGTAGGCTGA